ggtggaggaaaatttggagaggtggaggtatgctctggaaagcagaggaatgaaggttagccgcagcaagacggaatacatgtgtgtaaatgagagggacccaggaggatcggtgaggctacagggggcagaggtaaagaaggtgcaggattttaagtacttggggtcaacagttcagagcaatggagagtgtagaaaggaggtgaagaggcgggtacaggcaggttggaatgggtggagaaaagtgtcaggtgtgttgtgcgataaaagagtatcagcgagaatgaaaggaaaggtgtacaggacagtggtgagaccagcgatgctctacggcttagagacagtgccgctgaagaaaagacaggaggcagagttggaggtagcagagctgaagatgttgaggttctctttgggagtgacaaggatggataggattaagaatgagttcatcagagggacaacccacgttagatgttttggagataaagtcagagaggccagattgaggtggtttgggcatgttcagaggagagattgtgaatatatcggtagaaggatgctgaggttggaactgccaggtaggaggtctagaggaagaccaaagaggagatttatggatgcagtgagagaggacatgaagtcagttggtgtgagagaagaggatgcagaggatagggttagatggaggcagatgattcgctgtggcgacccctgaaagggaacagccgaaagacaaagaagattgcAAACGTAAAAACCATGATTTTATTGTTCAAATTTCATATTTAATCCATAAAATTGCCAAAAgacttttataaattataaattccCCCCTTCTTttcaatattaataaatgttcataaataaatgttattttaaatataaaatatataatttttacttcagacattaaataaagttgatagatatttataaaaaatttttttactacaACACATTTGCTAAAAGTTCCtttgggaaaaagaaaaaacaatacacaatgtactgtagaatTGCCTTAGAGGACTGTGATATGATAATTTTGTCATATCACCAACTCCTGTTACAAAGAAGCATCTACTGACggtaacttatatatatatatatatatatatatataaaaaagatataaagCTTCTTCCTCATGAGTCCACTTTTGCTGAAAACAGAACAACTATActacatttgtacatttatacATATACCCTGTTTCTATCATTTATACAAATTAAAAGTGGAAAGTTATAAAGTGATGAAATTAATAAGATGTAAAGGTCATAAATCTAGctctttaattaaaacaacaaaaaattgttcttcaaaaatgtaatatatagaaacatactgtacaagaaccACAGGGTATTGTGCATGTGTAAGGATACAGCTTTAGATTCAATGAGTATTCCTTCATGACTGACAGCACAGACATAATATTCggtataaagcaaaaaaaatataagccATATTATTGGCAGGATATATCAGTAGTGTTTTGGTATTACTGACAAAAGCATAATCAAGAGTTTGAGAAGGCGTTGATAACGTCGCTGCTGTAAACACCATCAGGAAAGTGTCACTGATCTACCCCTGTAAACGTTTACATCTCTGAAGTTATTAAGCTTTTGTCAGTACTACCAAAACACTACTGATATATcctgctactgtatgtttaaaactACAATATCTCAAATCACACTAAAGGGGTCAGAACTGCCTTACAAAGTAATAAACTAAGTGCTGGTAATGAATCCAATAATCTGATCCTTAAGCAAATCTGCAAATGCCCTACCAGGTGGGCATCATATCCGGGAACCAGACACGGCCGAGGTGTCTTGAAACCTCCCAATGGATCTCATCCAGGCTGTACTTGTGGTCAGGTATAAGCACCTCCTCCATGATGGAGAGCTGTGTGAGGCGCCTCCCACACATCTTGACAAACTCTACGAATGCGCTGCAGGACACTTCGCACTCGCCCAGGCCGATGGCCGACAGCTGTGTACAGCGCTCAGCAATGCGAATCAGCTCCTCATCCAGGGGACGCAAGCCGTTAGCACACACCACCAGCTCTACGAGCCGAGGGCAGTTCATGCCCACTCGCCCGAGCACCTCTTTGCTGACCGAACGGCCAAAGTAGAGGTGTGTGACGGGAATCTCATCGCGGAAGAAAGGCTCAAACTCATCCTCATAGAGGAAGAAGTACATGACGAGATTAAACTTGGGTGAGTGGCGCACCATGGCATCCCAGCTGCTTTTTTTGATGGTGTGAAACTGCTGACCTGGGTTCTCACTCACAACATCGATGCGAAGGTGCTCCAGATGCACATGCTTCTCTGAGGAGAGCGCAAGGAGGAGTTCATCACTCAGCAAGTGGTAATTTAGCGCCAACTCCCTCAAGCCATGACACTGATCAGCAACACACAGAATACCTGCCGAGAAGTAGAGttaaatcatcattttaaaattcctttaacaaacattaaaacaagagcAGATTTATTGTGACTACTttacagcaaaagaaaaaaaaacatatggctaaatgtaaaagtttgcATCCCCTTAATCTTTAGGTATGGGAAAATtacaaaagttttattttccaCAAAAAAGGTTTTTGTCTATCactctacgctttttgttggtgtgtggcattttgcgatgatccctaaatcattcgttgcgccgtagagaataatggtgtttatgcttttaaacatgtataatttaaggcggatgtagcgtaaagacaatgtagagaggaaatatatgtgggtatcttatttgcgggtttatttacgcagctattgaattcggagatgagAATATCTCATGATGCTATATCTCATGACAGCATGAGACTGACAAAGTACGAAGACACTTAAGAGACAACACACctcagtcacgttaataagccacttgacttgactttgaaagaaagctctagataagtaagcctgttatataacaattgcacgtgtattttatctgttttgaacttggtgttatttgatcttattggtttagaaattgatatttcaataaatagtaaacttggccaatttcgttgtcattttgttgacaagtggggcttgaaaatacGCCCACCACCTTAAGTgcggaatgacagaaaatgtttgagaaccactgtcttagtgtattactgatagtagccttggaaatgatggtcccagctctcttcacggcattgaccagctcctcccgtgtagttttGGGCTGATCCTTCActattcttagcatcattgataccccatgtatctacttgtgattgtggggtgcacaggtgtctttgtaacagctaacgacctcaaacaggtgctactaatttagaatcatgagcagagtgtatctggactatttaaaagcaaaataacaggtctttgagggtcagaaatctagctgataagcaagtgatcgaatgatttctaagtaagagaacttgcaaaaacacagggtgatcaaatacttattgacctcactgtttATAGATGTAGGAGCCATAAAGGCGTTAATATTGTTGTATATTGTTTTTCTATTGCTTATGTACTTTTGACTGCATTTTGTAGGTATTTTCTGTGGTCCCCCTGTGGTGAATGATATTAATTGTAACCCTTTTGGCATTAGGGGTAGCCATCTTAAACAAGAAGTGATGTGTCAATGGCAGGGAGACAGTTTTTTAACCTGCAGCCATTATTCCTCACTACAcagttttgtcttattttttcgaggaatttatatttttgttataataaacaagTCTTTGATCAAAGAAGGCTTTGGAGCAGCGTCAATTTTACTTTCCCACATGGAAGTGGCCAAATGTTGAATAAGAAGCCACtacactatatattatataaacagaGCTACAATCCTATTACTAACAATCATTGAAAAATAAAGTACAACCCCCCCtttaattttacaatttatagCCATACAACAGTTGGTCCTGaacaagtaatctgattggacgggAGGTATTCcacaagtggtgataatagacaggAACAGTACTGAGACGTTTAACCATCACTTCACGTCCCAGGTGTTTCACGGTCATTAATTACTCTAACAGTTGCAGTCGCAGTATGCATGAAAGTAGATCTGTATGGtcgagagagcagctgtctgccgAAGTCTGcatggaagcactttcagcaagaaaaaacACCTGAgaatgttatgtcatcttaaactaCACTTCGTCTACTTAACAACTGCTTGTAAGTCGGAAGGAATTgcgttgttgttttatttataactaaGGTAACATGTCGCTGAATCCCAAATAAATCCTAAATCCCTCAATGTAACCGCTAATCAAGGGCAccacttggtgtgtggaacaagggattgtacaccaaAGTATATTAGCTTTCTATCTAACATTATTTTGGATTAAACTCTGGAAGTTAGAAATTAAGGtactgatattctaaagcaaaacatagtcgaaatatataaaatggaaatataaataaaaacttatgagatttacaggactgtttaCCACCtgcatggtttattcttcttatCTAGTActtgtaagaatttaaaactactttcattaCACTAAATGTTGGTCACTAACTCTCAGTTGCCAGCTCCACCAGTCACAGTTAGTTCTGCCAGTCAAGGAAGAATATctgttggtggagcaaaataacttaaaataaagaaacaaatcacaaTCTGTTGTtaataaatagtgtttgtggaactggtgtataaaagcaatatcacaatCAAGGACAGTCAAGCtaatatccagcacaacagcactccatCTCGTTCCTCAACATCTGCTATAAACCAACTAATTACCTGCGCTGATGATAACACACAACGGGTTTCAACATGTATTATTTTCCCAGAAAGTAAACCAACACCTGAAAAACctggtggggggaaaaaagtagaCCCTTTGTATTACACAGTAATTAAACCAGTAATTCTATTAGCGAGGTGTCACTAATTAAATGCATAAATTTGCTTCATGTGACGTCCCAAGAAAAAGGATTTTAGCCTGAACTTCAAAAAAGGaagttattgttgttttttaatctgGGGGCTCAAAAAGGGGGTTTGATTTGGGCATTTATTGCAGCCACTGGTTCTGGGAAAACTTCCAGTCACTGAGACAATGATGAACTTCACTTTATACCAGAATATTCTTGAGATAAATGTGCGGCAATCTGTCTAGCAGCTTAAGATGGGGAAAAATTGAGTCATGCAAGAAGACAATGATCCCATGTCATGTTACTAAAGTATACCAGTGTACTTATTTTTTCCTCAGCCGAAAGAAAAACCGATTACATACTGAAATGTGTTGTGaggttatttgtttgttaatagAAGTTAATAAGAACCATGCAGTTGTTCTATAGtcccaaataaacaaaaacacaggactAAATTAGGGTGTACTTTCTTTACCTCACGACTGTAGAAAAAGAATTTTGGTTGtctgattttaaacaaatatcaaCCACACATGcaatttaaatctttaaatacatttaaagtgaaCATAAGACTACCTGCAGGGGAGACATGGGGGCAGCTGCTCATCTTAAGCAATTTGAGTGTGTCGCTGTTGTTGGCCACCAAGACCTTGAGCGACGGGTCATCAACGGGCATGTCATCAATCTTGAGTGACGACAATGATTTGGAGTTGACGAACACCACAGTCAGCGCAGAGATGAAGTGGGACTGAAAATATTTATTGGGGAAACATTAAAGACAGATCACAAACAAAGATACATTTAAGATTTATACAGAGACAAGTGatattgccaaaaaaaaatctacatgaaGTTTCTTCAGAGGTTCTTCCTTTGTTAACTCCATAAAGCTTGGCCGTGCTGTGGAAATGAGGCCGAGGGTCTTTATTGAGCAGTTTACAAGTTGAGACAGAATGTTGCAAGCTGCCTCTGCTGATTCCGTACTGCTGTCCACCTGCACGCACATTTTTTATGATGTTAAACAGTGCAGAGCTTAAACAATAACCAGAATACATTACATCTACAAATGTGTTAGCTTAAACCTCTATGTCTACTAGTATAAAATCATACAGTCGGACTTTATTAATACATTCCCCTCACCTTAAaactgacatactgtaaatgattaGAGTGCTTCTTGATGATTTGCTTAATGAGATCAGGATGTGTGGCCTTCAGGTATGAACTTGCGGGTTGGTTGAGCTCAAACTCAAAGCATCTCCAGAGCTCAGGCATGTGAAAAGCTTCATTCCAACCACGACACACCTGGGAGGCAAAAGCACGATCCAGCAACGGCAAGTACTGAAAGACACGCAGCA
The DNA window shown above is from Clarias gariepinus isolate MV-2021 ecotype Netherlands chromosome 5, CGAR_prim_01v2, whole genome shotgun sequence and carries:
- the fbxl3a gene encoding F-box/LRR-repeat protein 3; protein product: MKRRLIGPKEASSLSCEERMEVFKKARCPSEDCGDVVSTWAWLPQEILLRVFQYLPLLDRAFASQVCRGWNEAFHMPELWRCFEFELNQPASSYLKATHPDLIKQIIKKHSNHLQYVSFKVDSSTESAEAACNILSQLVNCSIKTLGLISTARPSFMELTKEEPLKKLHSHFISALTVVFVNSKSLSSLKIDDMPVDDPSLKVLVANNSDTLKLLKMSSCPHVSPAGILCVADQCHGLRELALNYHLLSDELLLALSSEKHVHLEHLRIDVVSENPGQQFHTIKKSSWDAMVRHSPKFNLVMYFFLYEDEFEPFFRDEIPVTHLYFGRSVSKEVLGRVGMNCPRLVELVVCANGLRPLDEELIRIAERCTQLSAIGLGECEVSCSAFVEFVKMCGRRLTQLSIMEEVLIPDHKYSLDEIHWEVSRHLGRVWFPDMMPTW